The Aspergillus luchuensis IFO 4308 DNA, chromosome 6, nearly complete sequence genome segment AATTTCAGCGAGGGAATATGCATCGAACATCGAGGCACTCAATCAGGAGCTGGACTCCGTGCCGGAAGACCACCCTATCTGGCAGAGTAAAGTGCTGCAACGCATCGCACACGAGCTGGGGATTCTCGTCAACCAGCTGTGTGAACATCCCGGTGCGTTCACGACCTATTTGAACATGTCCCATGAGATCCCGAATCAGTATGCTGGCATACCTCTCGATCGCGTCCCGGAAGAGGCCGACGCACCTTCTGCCTCGGTGGGGCCTACCAATCTGGAGTCCACTATGCATGCAGAATCGGTTCTCTCTCCACACTTTTCGCCTACACTTGGCGACCCCAGTAGCCGAGAACATGCGGCGCAATGGGGcattgaggatgacgatatTGTCAATCgttcagccagccattccGCGGCTGAGCCGCTGGCTGAATCGGCACGCGCCCAACAGGAGAAGGAGTATTGGGAGCGAGAGCTGGATATTCGGATGGTCTTCCGGTACCTGCGGAACCGATTTACCCACCGGGGCAGCAACAACGACTCTTATCACAGCGCTCCCCGCAGAGCCCCGCAAGATGCATCTCGTCGTGCGGCAATCATCCGGCAGCACCATCCGCTCGTTGCCCGAGCGCATTCGCGCTCTCAAGCGCAGATTCGCCGGCAATCGCAGTACTCGCATCACTCCGGACCAACCGGGGTGTCGTCGCCCATCATGCGCCCGCATTACCGTCGCCCCAGTTCTAGCTGTGCTAGCCAGAGTGCCAAGTTGTCTGCCATTTCCAGCCGCCGGACGCTTACCGGTTCCAGTCGCAATTACTGGGATATCGGGGGCAGTGTGGACAGCGGGAGTGCTGTGGCGCCCGTTGCAGCTGGCCTGGGAGGCTGGGGCGAGGTGTGAGATGAGAGCTGGATCTTTTCATTTGTCTATAGACCCCTCTCTTGGATACATATTGCACATTggctttttatatttactttgaATAATGACTCTACCATATCGGTCTGGTGTTGTGGTGTTTCTAACCCTGAAAGTTTACATACGTCGTACATTGAGGAATTCTGGAATGATTTGCATGTTTTTCTTGGGGCTATATGCGGCTGTATTATGCATTTGCCACATGGTCTATGGCGATTCTGGAACATCCTACATATATTGCACGCACTGTGGCACTTTCCAGCTAGAAGAATTTTCCCTTGGGCGGCGATATTCGGGCGCAGGATGCATTTCGCGCGTGGAAAAGGTGCATAACGACGGCGTCAGTGGTAGAGGGGCAGATCTGAACTATGCTTCGGAGCGCATCGGACAGGATCGGAGGAATCAGAAGCACGCACTTTTGGCAATAGACAAGGGACTGGATGCGAcatggatgtacatagtgaATGTGTGAGATATCACTCGGACTAACTGCATGCCACTAGCTTCGCTGGGATGAATTTCAGCTGAAGGATGGCCGGCTCAGCCGTGTCACAAATGAATGATTCGGAAAAAACCAATCATGATCGATCCTTGGGCATACTCTGTACAGCCTACTTACTCTGTACTATCTCCTACTGGAGTTAGCAGTGAATCTGCCGGGCGTCCCTTGCCACGGACCATTTCACGCCCCCACTTGCCGTTAGTCGAACCGGAGTGAAGCCATTTAGTTCCCACTTGTCATATCAATTACGGATTGTACCCCCGTTGGCGTCTTCGGAGTTTTGTATGGCTCTTTGCTTGTGGATGACAGGCTGTGACTCGGAACCAAAGTTACAGTTAGTCGATGCGCTAATCGGGTAGTGAAAGATCCACTCGTCATCTTTGGGCGCTTTAGCACCATGCGACCTGTTCGGCTGGGCTCTACACCAGTAACACAGGTGCCATCCCAAGGTCCTTTGGGAGCCATATAAGAAGTAAGTACTATCGCCCTGCCCTGCCTGTTCCAGTCCCTTGAGTCCTTGCGCAAACCTAAAATCCCTCGATCTTATATTACTTGCACATATCGTTCATGATGATCCTCGACAgtccacctccatctttctcGACCCTCTCTCTGACGGTCAATGACCATCCCCTCAAGCTCTCTACCCTTTATCGCCCCGGACCCAAACCTGCGATACTCTTCTTACATGGCTTCGGCTCTTGCAAAGAAGATCTCCACGATCTGGTCTACCTCCCTTCATTACGAGACCACACCTTGATCGCCTACGATGCCCCCGGCTGCGGTGCCTCTGAATACTATGGTCCCAGCAGCGACCTGACCATCTCCTTCCTCGTGGCCACAGCCCAAGCCGTGCTCAAGCAATTCCATATTACCTCCTTCTACCTAATTGGACACTCCACCGGCGCCCTGACAGGCCTCATGCTCGCCGCCTCTCTACCCCCAACACAATACCAACTGctcgccttcatcaacatcgaAGGCACCCTCTCCCCAGAGAACTGTTTCTTCACCCGCTCTCTCTACACCGACCTCGTCAAATCTACCCCCTCCTCTAGCCCCGAGGACGACCTCCAGAAACTCATCGCCCACGCCCACTCCACCCCAGGCTACTCACACGCTCTGTACGCCTCATTACTGCCCTCCCGCGTGCGTCCCGAAGCCGTCCGCCCCCTCGTTACCTCCGCCGTCGAGCTCTCATGGAAGAACCTCCTCGGTCGCTTCCTCCGATTATCCTGCCCGCTCATGTACATGTTCGGAGACCAGAACCGTGAAGTGTCATTTCTGAGTCAATTAGAAATGAAGGGGGTTGAGTTGGCGCAAATCCCCACAAGCGGGCACTTCCCCATGTACTCCAACCCGGCGAAGATGTTACGACGCATCGAGGGATTTTTCCGGGACTGTACTTACGCTGGGAGTACCAgtagtggcagtggtgggagTTTCTAGGATGCAGCAAGTTTTCACTCGACGCtcgatttgatttgattagTTAGATACCTCGTTACGATGTCTCATGATcacctacatacataccatttAGACAAGCAATACAATTTTTCCGTGATTCTGATTGGACAGTAGATCTACTAGTTTgtgaaatggatggatggatgagatgaataCGTAGATACGCACTTAGCTAAGCTTAGCTAGCTTagtttcctttctttcttttttttttttttttttttttctttctttcttttcctccaccGGGAAAAGATATCGAGGGTTCTATGCCGAGGTGAATTGCTTGGCGTAGTAGATTAAGCAACTAGTTTCGCCGAAGAATACCCCGGTTCAGCTGGACTTTGTTCTACTGCAGTAGTTGCAGGGATGAGTATGTAGTAGGCTGATATGCAATGATAAAtcgatttctttcttcctaaATAAGCAAATCCCGCCGCCCTTCCTCTCACTTGAGTTTCTTCCCCGGTGTACGGATTTCATTTAGCAGCgttttactactactttatcattgactgctgctgctgctgctgcctacagaatagaagaaaaaCCCAGGATGCGCGGagaaatagtaataataataatttgtCTAACCTGAAAAGTAGATTTCGGTCTAGTTTACTCCGGAGTCTCCCACACTTCACATTTCCCTTCTACTACGTACTCCGTAAACCCCAGcaattccccctcccccaaccacccGGACACAGGCCGACAGAGAATGGATCGGACATGTGTCAGCCGTGCCAGTGACAGTGACAGTGACAGTGGGGTGTGGATCTACATAGTCTACATAGTCTACCCTCTACAAAACAGGCAACCGGGCACGTGCTCCCTTGGAGGGAACTCGATGGTGGGAGAAAATGGGCATTCCGCGGGCCCCGGCTGTTGCTTagtttgcttttttctgtGGGCTGCAGTAGTAGTCATTTTCTTAGTCTTACAGAGGAGACTAGACTAGTCTACTTATGATTGAGTGAGTTGATCCATATGGGTGGTCGGCATATACATTAATACAGTCTAGCCAGATTACTGTAGGTATTGCAAAATTCAAGCATGTAAAcagtgtatgtatgtatgcagtGTAAGTAATGAATGTCAGCGGTACCATTAGCCGAACTGTTTTGGCGTGCGTGTTTATGACGGGTGGAGAATGGACTAGAATGAGTGGCCGTGTGAGTTGGTTTTGACTTTAGgctattttttttcttgtatTGTGGATGTGCTGCCGCGTGGGTGAtcctggggatgggattggtTGGGGGGAAGCTTGGGCCAGGccatacttattttattgtGGCCTTACAGTAGacattttatttctttctactCTGTATATTTCGGTTTGGTTTATTTATTGTCTACTATTCTGCTCTATTCTGCTGAGACAGAGGGTAGGGATAGTAaggtatatatttattattgataATTAAGATTGTATCATATGAATCGCAGGAAGTAGATAAGGAATCGCCATATAGCATAATATCTACACATCATACACTTAATGGAtcctaactactagtacctcCGGCCGAATCTCCCCGATGCAACTAACCATTAGACACATATTCTGTCTTGAAGTAATAATACATACTCTGTATCTATGACGGCTCACACACTATATTAGTTCGGTTTCATCCGCACCCAGCAACTGTGGCTCCTGCATGCAGTACGTTCACTTcctacggagtagatagatgataATTATTGGGTCTAGCTAGGGATGGGAAGTTCTCACGCGACTTACTCTCTCACTCTAGACTCTGTCTCACTCTAATTTAATGTGGGATGTGGGATGCTGAATAattccccccctcttttccttttttactCCACTACTACTTGGAAGACGGACAGCTAGGATAAgagtgggatgggatggtgatTCACCTACCTAGATAGGTAATATCTCACGCGACAGACATATcatattctttcttcccctacAGTCTAACACTTACTAGCAACATTTATGAATGAGTGTATACTCCTACCTAATCAGTCACTAAAACACTAACCAGTCTAGTAGACATGAATCGAAATCTAATCCCGATGATAACACCGATACCCTTTCCTGCctattctatctatctagtctaTCGGAACGGTTCCGACTCCACttctctctcacacacacaccttcttcccttcgCCGATGCATATATTCATAAGCGGAGCTGAAATGATACTCACTCTATTCATCTAGGCAGTAGACTAGGTAGATAGACGGTATTTCCATATGCCGATGGTACATAGTTAGATCATTCCACCCTAATTATGTAAATCCCTTCTTTCAATGACTTACTTATTTATCATAatagagaagagaaatttagtatatatcatCCGAGTAAGGGTCTGAATATAACAATAtgatactatattaaataccATTACTATTCCTATCCCTCTCttagtatagtataatatctaaCCGTATTCTTTATCTGTCCATTGCATATTCGCAATTCGGGGTACTGATGGCGAGAGTGATGACAATCAGACAATAATAACTACAGTACGGAGACACGGGTAAAGAAACGGATGTTGTATGCATGTGGGGACGGAATGCACACGGGTTCATGTTCCGTGGTGGATTTGCTGGATTGTCGGAGTCGGTGGAGATGATGCTTAGCTACTACATATGTCGTTTTGGTATATACGTAGTAGATGTATATGGTTGTGGGAAgagtctatctatctatctatctaccatctatctataatatatctagatagtaTTGAGACTTGGGGATTCGAGAAGTTGAATATGATTGGGTGGGGAGATTAGTCTGCATAAACCTAGATAATAGGGCTATTGATTTCTGCGTGATGGGGTTAGTAAGCGGATGGTTTATTGGCCGTCGGAGGTCCGGAGTTTTTCTAAGTAGTTACCGCTGTAGATGGTAGTTTATTAACGGTAGGCACCATGTTGGGGAGCTAGCGTTTATGGAATACTAAGAATAgattgggggggggggggagatTTATTTGTTTGCGgtgaggttgatggatgatgttgtttgTGAAGGGGCTCCCTGgaaaagatagatagtaatatagtaGAGTCTGAATGATAATCGCTTCTATGCTCTGGGTATATCCAACTATCTATCGTATATCCATCTAACCAAATCACATACAACATCTATCTATAAGCCTACCCAGCAAGCGCCTCTCCCACCCAATCCATCTGCACCGCACTCACGCCCCGCGCATAACTGCGATTCGTAAACACAAACTCATTGTACATGATCGCTTCAACCTTCTTTCCAAACAGCACACTGGACGGGTGAATCGCCACCGTCTGGTTGCCCACCACCGTGCGGTAGCTACCATCCGGTACCAGACGCGCCGTGTTCGTCGAGAACCCGCGCAGGAAACTCTTCAGGATGTGAATGGGCGATGGGTCGCGGACCGATGTGCTTGCTGCTGAGCCACGGGCATCGTTGGGGAGGAGCTTGGCTTGCCGGCATTGGGTTGTGAGTTGTTTGCGGACGTCCTGGATGAACTTATGTTAGTTTGCTGTTGCTAAAAAGAGAGGGTGGGGGGAGTCTTACCATTACTGATTGCATGGCCCGGTGGGATACTAGATGCCGCTCAGCCCATGCCTTTCGGTCGGTATTCTCCGCAGCGTAGGCTTGTACTGTAGCGAGCATCGTGAGATGGTCACCCTCTCGTCTGTAGAGATCACGACGTGCtacttcggcttcttctttcttctcctcagaCGTGATGTTTAGGAAGATGTTCTCGACACTGAGACAGGAGATAATGTCGATCACGTCTAACAAGCACTCCGGACCGTATTCCGAGGCTGCGAGGAGTACGCGACCCAGTGTCGGCGTGAGAGGTAGCTTGGCGATCTGCAAGCCGATTTGACTGATCTTGCCGGATTCCTCTAGGGCTTCAATGCTCAGGAGCTGGAGCAGTGCCTTCTCCAAGGCC includes the following:
- a CDS encoding uncharacterized protein (TransMembrane:1 (i28-48o)), which produces MTLPYRSGVVVFLTLKVYIRRTLRNSGMICMFFLGLYAAVLCICHMVYGDSGTSYIYCTHCGTFQLEEFSLGRRYSGAGCISRVEKVHNDGVSGRGADLNYASERIGQDRRNQKHALLAIDKGLDATWMYIVNV
- a CDS encoding alpha/beta fold hydrolase (COG:S;~EggNog:ENOG410PW0T;~InterPro:IPR000073,IPR029058;~PFAM:PF12697), whose amino-acid sequence is MMILDSPPPSFSTLSLTVNDHPLKLSTLYRPGPKPAILFLHGFGSCKEDLHDLVYLPSLRDHTLIAYDAPGCGASEYYGPSSDLTISFLVATAQAVLKQFHITSFYLIGHSTGALTGLMLAASLPPTQYQLLAFINIEGTLSPENCFFTRSLYTDLVKSTPSSSPEDDLQKLIAHAHSTPGYSHALYASLLPSRVRPEAVRPLVTSAVELSWKNLLGRFLRLSCPLMYMFGDQNREVSFLSQLEMKGVELAQIPTSGHFPMYSNPAKMLRRIEGFFRDCTYAGSTSSGSGGSF